A window from Leuconostoc mesenteroides subsp. mesenteroides encodes these proteins:
- the recX gene encoding recombination regulator RecX, with translation MKKITKISIQKKAGRYNIDLDNQFAFGVAESVLIKFGLAKGRELDEELIAEIKHSDSVAKALSIALNFLSHSLHTVKQVKQRMSEKEVPENIQDEVIAQLYEQKYIDDLNYAQHYVSTKKIISPKGPNVVKIDLKQAGVHDDDIETALSDYTHEEQLEIAEKLALKSANTYKRESTRAKKQKIVQALAAKGFSFDIAEIIVDKVITENDDDIELENIKRQAEKSWQRYRKEIPSQRIYKTKNNLYTKGYHSELINVVIHELEVSADD, from the coding sequence ATGAAAAAGATAACTAAAATTTCAATTCAAAAAAAAGCGGGTCGCTATAATATTGATCTAGATAATCAATTCGCTTTTGGTGTGGCGGAAAGTGTTCTCATTAAATTTGGCTTGGCAAAAGGGCGAGAATTAGATGAAGAATTAATCGCAGAAATTAAGCATAGTGATTCTGTTGCCAAGGCGTTAAGTATTGCGCTTAACTTTCTTAGTCATTCGTTGCACACAGTCAAACAAGTGAAGCAGAGAATGAGTGAAAAGGAAGTGCCAGAGAATATTCAGGATGAAGTTATTGCTCAATTATATGAGCAAAAATATATCGATGATTTAAATTATGCACAACACTATGTTTCAACCAAAAAAATTATTAGCCCTAAGGGACCTAATGTTGTCAAGATAGATTTGAAGCAGGCGGGTGTTCATGATGATGATATTGAAACAGCATTGTCTGACTATACTCACGAGGAGCAACTTGAAATTGCAGAGAAACTTGCTTTAAAATCTGCTAACACATACAAAAGAGAATCAACTCGAGCTAAGAAACAAAAAATTGTACAAGCTTTAGCTGCAAAAGGATTCTCTTTTGACATTGCAGAAATTATTGTTGACAAGGTTATTACAGAGAATGACGATGATATTGAACTAGAAAATATCAAGCGTCAAGCGGAAAAAAGCTGGCAACGCTATCGTAAGGAAATACCAAGTCAAAGAATATATAAAACAAAAAACAACTTGTATACCAAAGGTTATCACTCTGAATTAATTAATGTGGTAATTCACGAGTTAGAAGTATCTGCAGATGATTGA
- a CDS encoding DUF402 domain-containing protein produces MNVDRPSRGPREGDFITIKSYKHDGSLHRTWRDTMVLKTSENSIIGLNDHTLVTEDDGRRWVTREPAIVYFHKKYWFNIIAMIRDNGVSYYCNLASPYVLDKEALKYIDYDLDIKVFPDGVKHLLDADEYAAHSKKWHYPSEIDKILKAHVKILVDWINEGSGPFSQGYVDVWYTRYQYLMQQRLKDRR; encoded by the coding sequence ATGAACGTTGATAGACCCAGTCGTGGACCACGAGAAGGTGACTTCATCACGATCAAAAGCTATAAGCATGACGGCTCGTTGCATCGAACTTGGCGCGATACCATGGTACTAAAGACTAGTGAAAACTCTATCATTGGCCTAAATGATCACACTTTGGTAACGGAAGATGATGGTAGACGATGGGTTACCCGCGAACCTGCTATTGTTTATTTCCATAAGAAATATTGGTTTAATATCATTGCGATGATTCGTGATAATGGTGTATCGTATTATTGTAATTTAGCTTCTCCCTATGTACTTGACAAGGAGGCGTTAAAATATATTGATTACGATTTAGATATTAAAGTTTTTCCTGATGGCGTTAAACATTTACTTGATGCAGATGAATATGCAGCTCATAGTAAAAAGTGGCATTACCCGTCAGAAATCGATAAAATTTTGAAAGCCCATGTCAAAATTTTGGTTGATTGGATAAACGAAGGTTCTGGACCATTCTCACAAGGATACGTTGATGTTTGGTATACACGGTATCAATATTTGATGCAACAGCGGTTGAAAGATCGTCGTTGA
- a CDS encoding rhomboid family intramembrane serine protease produces the protein MKALKEQYQTAPITTIIFLITTFVFLIELVLSRGMTENSEFLINMGAKWGPYIQLKHEYWRLLTPVFLHAGFLHIVTNMITLWFIGPLVERAFGSAKFFGLYFFGGIIGNIFSYLLAPSSVSVGASTALFAMFGGLILYAIRFKEDPQVKSMGTMLGLFVILNLVTGFSSTDIDIWGHIGGLIGGMMFAVMFGFYGHSGKYALRWRLIIGAITILLIILTFWAGVRI, from the coding sequence ATGAAGGCATTAAAAGAACAATATCAAACAGCACCGATAACGACAATTATATTTTTGATAACTACATTTGTATTCCTAATTGAGCTTGTATTAAGTCGCGGAATGACGGAGAATAGTGAATTCTTAATTAATATGGGTGCAAAATGGGGACCATATATCCAGTTAAAACATGAATACTGGCGCTTGTTAACGCCGGTTTTTCTCCATGCTGGTTTTTTACACATTGTCACTAATATGATTACTTTATGGTTTATTGGACCACTTGTTGAACGAGCATTTGGCAGTGCAAAATTCTTTGGACTATATTTTTTTGGCGGCATTATTGGTAATATTTTTTCATATTTATTGGCGCCGTCGAGTGTTTCTGTAGGTGCATCTACAGCACTTTTTGCCATGTTTGGTGGCCTTATTTTGTACGCCATTCGTTTTAAAGAAGATCCTCAAGTTAAGTCGATGGGCACAATGCTGGGCCTTTTTGTCATTTTAAATTTAGTTACAGGCTTTTCATCAACTGATATTGATATATGGGGGCACATCGGTGGCTTAATCGGTGGAATGATGTTTGCAGTAATGTTTGGTTTTTATGGGCACAGTGGGAAATACGCTCTTCGATGGCGCTTAATCATAGGAGCTATAACAATATTGCTGATTATTTTAACTTTTTGGGCAGGTGTAAGAATATGA
- a CDS encoding DUF910 family protein → MKTFYDVLQYLKEFGVYIHVGKRLWDIELAALEVDNLFKTEILNAKDYATIKLILSHEHTIESENPSD, encoded by the coding sequence ATGAAAACATTTTATGATGTATTACAGTATTTAAAAGAATTCGGTGTCTATATTCATGTTGGGAAGCGTCTGTGGGATATCGAATTGGCAGCACTAGAAGTAGACAATCTTTTCAAAACGGAAATTCTAAATGCAAAAGATTATGCAACAATTAAGTTGATTTTATCACATGAACACACCATCGAATCCGAGAATCCCAGTGATTGA